From the genome of Chionomys nivalis chromosome 19, mChiNiv1.1, whole genome shotgun sequence, one region includes:
- the Atat1 gene encoding alpha-tubulin N-acetyltransferase 1 isoform X4 — translation MEFPFDVDALFPERITVLDQHLRPPARRPGTTTPARVDLQQQIMTIIDELGKASAKAQHLPAPITSASRMQSNRHVVYILKDISARPAGKGAIIGFLKVGYKKLFVLDDREAHNEVEPLCILDFYIHESVQRHGHGRELFQYMLQKERVEPHQLAIDRPSPKLLKFLNKHYNLETTVPQVNNFVIFEGFFAHQHRPPTASLRATRHSRAAEVDATPAAPARKLPPKRAEGDIKPYSSSDREFLKVAVEPPWPLNRAPRRATPPAHPPPRSSSLGNSPDRGPLRPFVPEQELLRSLRLCPPHPTARLLLASDPGGSPAQRRRTSSLPRSDESRY, via the exons ATGGAGTTCCCGTTCGATGTGGATGCGCTGTTCCCGGAGCGGATCACCGTGCTGGACCAGCACCTGCGGCCTCCGGCCCGCCGACCCGGAACCACAACGCCGGCCCG TGTGGATCTGCAGCAGCAAATCATGACTATTATAGACGAACTGGGCAAGGCCTCTGCCAAG GCCCAGCATCTCCCTGCACCCATCACCAGCGCTTCCAGGATGCAGAGTAACCGCCATGTTGTCTATATACTGAAGGATATTTCAGCCCGACC ggcagggaaaggaGCCATCATTGGTTTCCTCAAAGTTGGATACAAGAAACTCTTTGTACTG GATGACCGTGAAGCGCACAATGAGGTGGAACCGCTTTGCATTCTGGACTTTTACATCCACGAGTCAGTGCAACGGCACGGTCATGGGCGAGAGCTCTTTCAGTACATGTTACAG AAAGAGCGAGTTGAACCACACCAGCTGGCCATCGATCGACCGTCACCAAAGCTGCTCAAGTTCCTGAACAAGCACTACAACCTGGAGACCACAGTCCCACAG GTGAACAACTTCGTGATCTTTGAAGGCTTCTTTGCCCACCAGCATC GCCCCCCCACTGCCTCTCTGAGGGCAACTCGACACTCTCGTGCTGCCGAGGTCGATGCCACGCCCGCTG CTCCAGCGCGGAAGCTGCCACCCAAAAGGGCAGAGGGAGACATTAAGCCATACTCCTCCAGTGACAGAGAAT TCCTAAAGGTGGCTGTGGAGCCTCCTTGGCCCCTGAACAGGGCCCCTCGCCGGGCCACACCGCCAGCTCACCCACCTCCACGCTCTAGCAGCCTGGGAAACTCGCCGGATCGGGGTCCCCTCCGACCCTTTGTGCCAGAGCAGGAGCTGCTGCGCTCCCTGCGTCTCTGTCCCCCACACCCTACTGCCCGCCTTCTGCTGGCCTCTGACCCTGGGGGCAGCCCAGCTCAGCGCAGACGCACCAG CTCCCTTCCCCGCTCTGATGAGAGTCGATACTGA
- the Atat1 gene encoding alpha-tubulin N-acetyltransferase 1 isoform X5, which yields MEFPFDVDALFPERITVLDQHLRPPARRPGTTTPARVDLQQQIMTIIDELGKASAKAQHLPAPITSASRMQSNRHVVYILKDISARPAGKGAIIGFLKVGYKKLFVLDDREAHNEVEPLCILDFYIHESVQRHGHGRELFQYMLQKERVEPHQLAIDRPSPKLLKFLNKHYNLETTVPQVNNFVIFEGFFAHQHPPARKLPPKRAEGDIKPYSSSDREFLKVAVEPPWPLNRAPRRATPPAHPPPRSSSLGNSPDRGPLRPFVPEQELLRSLRLCPPHPTARLLLASDPGGSPAQRRRTSSLPRSDESRY from the exons ATGGAGTTCCCGTTCGATGTGGATGCGCTGTTCCCGGAGCGGATCACCGTGCTGGACCAGCACCTGCGGCCTCCGGCCCGCCGACCCGGAACCACAACGCCGGCCCG TGTGGATCTGCAGCAGCAAATCATGACTATTATAGACGAACTGGGCAAGGCCTCTGCCAAG GCCCAGCATCTCCCTGCACCCATCACCAGCGCTTCCAGGATGCAGAGTAACCGCCATGTTGTCTATATACTGAAGGATATTTCAGCCCGACC ggcagggaaaggaGCCATCATTGGTTTCCTCAAAGTTGGATACAAGAAACTCTTTGTACTG GATGACCGTGAAGCGCACAATGAGGTGGAACCGCTTTGCATTCTGGACTTTTACATCCACGAGTCAGTGCAACGGCACGGTCATGGGCGAGAGCTCTTTCAGTACATGTTACAG AAAGAGCGAGTTGAACCACACCAGCTGGCCATCGATCGACCGTCACCAAAGCTGCTCAAGTTCCTGAACAAGCACTACAACCTGGAGACCACAGTCCCACAG GTGAACAACTTCGTGATCTTTGAAGGCTTCTTTGCCCACCAGCATC CTCCAGCGCGGAAGCTGCCACCCAAAAGGGCAGAGGGAGACATTAAGCCATACTCCTCCAGTGACAGAGAAT TCCTAAAGGTGGCTGTGGAGCCTCCTTGGCCCCTGAACAGGGCCCCTCGCCGGGCCACACCGCCAGCTCACCCACCTCCACGCTCTAGCAGCCTGGGAAACTCGCCGGATCGGGGTCCCCTCCGACCCTTTGTGCCAGAGCAGGAGCTGCTGCGCTCCCTGCGTCTCTGTCCCCCACACCCTACTGCCCGCCTTCTGCTGGCCTCTGACCCTGGGGGCAGCCCAGCTCAGCGCAGACGCACCAG CTCCCTTCCCCGCTCTGATGAGAGTCGATACTGA
- the Mrps18b gene encoding 28S ribosomal protein S18b, mitochondrial isoform X1: MRSRSPFGPAVRQPCVKMAASVPRTLLRLLPSLLRSSYGVQVPLRALCTKDPPEEGSPSSLPVSPYENEPWKYLESEEYQDRYGSRPVWADYRRNHKGGIPPQRTRKTCIRKNKVAGNPCPICRDHKLHVDFRNVKLLEQFVCAHTGIIFHAPYTGVCMKQHKKLTQAIQKARECGLLSYYIPQVEPRDGDFRTVHGAVSVTPPAPTLLSGEPWYPWYSWQQPPERELSRLRRLYQGNLLEESGPPPESMPQVPAAAAAETSAEQTGSQSA; this comes from the exons ATGCGCAGTCGCTCCCCCTTCGGGCCGGCCGTACGCCAGCCGTGCGTCAAGATGGCTGCCTCCGTGCCGCGCACGCTGCTGAGGCTGTTGCCTAGCCTCTTGCGAAGTTCCTATGGCGTGCAG GTTCCCCTCCGGGCACTTTGCACTAAAGATCCTCCGGAAGAAGGTTCTCCATCCTCACTTCCTGTGTCCCCTTATGAGAATGAGCCTTGGAAATATCTGGAATCAGAAG AATACCAGGACCGCTACGGTTCTCGACCTGTGTGGGCTGACTACCGCCGCAACCACAAAGGTGGTATACCGCCACAGCGGACCCGAAAGACATGCATT CGTAAAAATAAAGTTGCTGGGAACCCTTGCCCCATCTGCCGCGATCACAAGTTGCATGTTGACTTTAGG AATGTGAAACTCTTGGAACAGTTCGTTTGTGCCCACACGGGTATCATCTTCCACGCCCCATACACAG GGGTCTGTATGAAGCAGCACAAGAAGCTGACCCAGGCCATCCAGAAAGCCAGGGAGTGTG GTCTCCTCAGTTACTACATTCCCCAGGTTGAGCCCCGAGATGGTGACTTCCGAACTGTTCATGGAGCTGTCAGTGTTACTCCGCCAGCCCCCACATTGTTGTCGGGGGAGCCTTGGTACCCGTGGTACAGCTGGCAACAGCCACCAGAGAGAGAACTGTCCCGCCTTCGCCGACTCTATCAAGGAAATCTCCTAGAAGAAAGTGGCCCCCCACCTGAGTCGATGCCACAGGTGCccgctgcagcagcagcagaaacctCTGCTGAGCAGACAGGCTCCCAGAGTGCTTAG
- the Atat1 gene encoding alpha-tubulin N-acetyltransferase 1 isoform X1: MEFPFDVDALFPERITVLDQHLRPPARRPGTTTPARVDLQQQIMTIIDELGKASAKAQHLPAPITSASRMQSNRHVVYILKDISARPAGKGAIIGFLKVGYKKLFVLDDREAHNEVEPLCILDFYIHESVQRHGHGRELFQYMLQKERVEPHQLAIDRPSPKLLKFLNKHYNLETTVPQVNNFVIFEGFFAHQHRPPTASLRATRHSRAAEVDATPAAPARKLPPKRAEGDIKPYSSSDREFLKVAVEPPWPLNRAPRRATPPAHPPPRSSSLGNSPDRGPLRPFVPEQELLRSLRLCPPHPTARLLLASDPGGSPAQRRRTRGTPQGLVAQSCHYSRHGEIHTSSLGTGSQERKQGEEEAEDRSRSLSEDQVLLQDGSGEEATAHTVAPRVRAPPAQSWTAGGDIINARFIRNLQERRSTRPW; this comes from the exons ATGGAGTTCCCGTTCGATGTGGATGCGCTGTTCCCGGAGCGGATCACCGTGCTGGACCAGCACCTGCGGCCTCCGGCCCGCCGACCCGGAACCACAACGCCGGCCCG TGTGGATCTGCAGCAGCAAATCATGACTATTATAGACGAACTGGGCAAGGCCTCTGCCAAG GCCCAGCATCTCCCTGCACCCATCACCAGCGCTTCCAGGATGCAGAGTAACCGCCATGTTGTCTATATACTGAAGGATATTTCAGCCCGACC ggcagggaaaggaGCCATCATTGGTTTCCTCAAAGTTGGATACAAGAAACTCTTTGTACTG GATGACCGTGAAGCGCACAATGAGGTGGAACCGCTTTGCATTCTGGACTTTTACATCCACGAGTCAGTGCAACGGCACGGTCATGGGCGAGAGCTCTTTCAGTACATGTTACAG AAAGAGCGAGTTGAACCACACCAGCTGGCCATCGATCGACCGTCACCAAAGCTGCTCAAGTTCCTGAACAAGCACTACAACCTGGAGACCACAGTCCCACAG GTGAACAACTTCGTGATCTTTGAAGGCTTCTTTGCCCACCAGCATC GCCCCCCCACTGCCTCTCTGAGGGCAACTCGACACTCTCGTGCTGCCGAGGTCGATGCCACGCCCGCTG CTCCAGCGCGGAAGCTGCCACCCAAAAGGGCAGAGGGAGACATTAAGCCATACTCCTCCAGTGACAGAGAAT TCCTAAAGGTGGCTGTGGAGCCTCCTTGGCCCCTGAACAGGGCCCCTCGCCGGGCCACACCGCCAGCTCACCCACCTCCACGCTCTAGCAGCCTGGGAAACTCGCCGGATCGGGGTCCCCTCCGACCCTTTGTGCCAGAGCAGGAGCTGCTGCGCTCCCTGCGTCTCTGTCCCCCACACCCTACTGCCCGCCTTCTGCTGGCCTCTGACCCTGGGGGCAGCCCAGCTCAGCGCAGACGCACCAG GGGGACTCCCCAGGGGCTGGTAGCCCAGAGCTGCCACTACAGCCGCCATGGGGAAATCCATACCTCATCCCTGGGTACAG GCAGCCAAGAACGGAAGCagggggaagaggaagcagaggataG GTCCAGGTCGCTCAGTGAGGATCAGGTCTTGTTACAGGATGGGTCTGGGGAGGAAGCTACTGCGCACACAGTTGCTCCGAGGGTCCGGGCTCCACCAGCTCAGTCGTGGACGGCGGGTGGGGACATAATCAACGCCAGGTTCATTCGAAACCTTCAGGAACGCCGCAGCACCAGGCCTTGGTGA
- the Atat1 gene encoding alpha-tubulin N-acetyltransferase 1 isoform X2 produces the protein MEFPFDVDALFPERITVLDQHLRPPARRPGTTTPARVDLQQQIMTIIDELGKASAKAQHLPAPITSASRMQSNRHVVYILKDISARPAGKGAIIGFLKVGYKKLFVLDDREAHNEVEPLCILDFYIHESVQRHGHGRELFQYMLQKERVEPHQLAIDRPSPKLLKFLNKHYNLETTVPQVNNFVIFEGFFAHQHPPARKLPPKRAEGDIKPYSSSDREFLKVAVEPPWPLNRAPRRATPPAHPPPRSSSLGNSPDRGPLRPFVPEQELLRSLRLCPPHPTARLLLASDPGGSPAQRRRTRGTPQGLVAQSCHYSRHGEIHTSSLGTGSQERKQGEEEAEDRSRSLSEDQVLLQDGSGEEATAHTVAPRVRAPPAQSWTAGGDIINARFIRNLQERRSTRPW, from the exons ATGGAGTTCCCGTTCGATGTGGATGCGCTGTTCCCGGAGCGGATCACCGTGCTGGACCAGCACCTGCGGCCTCCGGCCCGCCGACCCGGAACCACAACGCCGGCCCG TGTGGATCTGCAGCAGCAAATCATGACTATTATAGACGAACTGGGCAAGGCCTCTGCCAAG GCCCAGCATCTCCCTGCACCCATCACCAGCGCTTCCAGGATGCAGAGTAACCGCCATGTTGTCTATATACTGAAGGATATTTCAGCCCGACC ggcagggaaaggaGCCATCATTGGTTTCCTCAAAGTTGGATACAAGAAACTCTTTGTACTG GATGACCGTGAAGCGCACAATGAGGTGGAACCGCTTTGCATTCTGGACTTTTACATCCACGAGTCAGTGCAACGGCACGGTCATGGGCGAGAGCTCTTTCAGTACATGTTACAG AAAGAGCGAGTTGAACCACACCAGCTGGCCATCGATCGACCGTCACCAAAGCTGCTCAAGTTCCTGAACAAGCACTACAACCTGGAGACCACAGTCCCACAG GTGAACAACTTCGTGATCTTTGAAGGCTTCTTTGCCCACCAGCATC CTCCAGCGCGGAAGCTGCCACCCAAAAGGGCAGAGGGAGACATTAAGCCATACTCCTCCAGTGACAGAGAAT TCCTAAAGGTGGCTGTGGAGCCTCCTTGGCCCCTGAACAGGGCCCCTCGCCGGGCCACACCGCCAGCTCACCCACCTCCACGCTCTAGCAGCCTGGGAAACTCGCCGGATCGGGGTCCCCTCCGACCCTTTGTGCCAGAGCAGGAGCTGCTGCGCTCCCTGCGTCTCTGTCCCCCACACCCTACTGCCCGCCTTCTGCTGGCCTCTGACCCTGGGGGCAGCCCAGCTCAGCGCAGACGCACCAG GGGGACTCCCCAGGGGCTGGTAGCCCAGAGCTGCCACTACAGCCGCCATGGGGAAATCCATACCTCATCCCTGGGTACAG GCAGCCAAGAACGGAAGCagggggaagaggaagcagaggataG GTCCAGGTCGCTCAGTGAGGATCAGGTCTTGTTACAGGATGGGTCTGGGGAGGAAGCTACTGCGCACACAGTTGCTCCGAGGGTCCGGGCTCCACCAGCTCAGTCGTGGACGGCGGGTGGGGACATAATCAACGCCAGGTTCATTCGAAACCTTCAGGAACGCCGCAGCACCAGGCCTTGGTGA
- the C19H6orf136 gene encoding uncharacterized protein C6orf136 homolog isoform X1 — protein MYRPSRGAARRLGPCLRAYQARPQDQLSPRTLPFPPIWSHSTPPASPSLPLLWSLTPPHPPTHPLPQALPPPLSQVQALNSLWVVLPLGKREEGPGPELHNGCLDGLRSLFFEGPPCPYPGALIPFQAPGASRPSPDTPSRDQSMEEHLAVMHEKLRHELPTLFLRSHDYTLYSMDVEFTNEILNIRTKGRTWYVMSLTFCRFLAWNYFAQFRLEILQLTRHPENWTLQARWRLVGLPIHMLFLRFYRRDKEELYRTFDAYSTFYLNSSGLICRHHLDKLTPSHSPSTPVKKLLVGALVALGLSEPEPNLHLCSKA, from the exons ATGTACCGCCCGAGTCGGGGGGCCGCCCGGCGCCTCGGACCCTGCCTCCGCGCCTACCAGGCTCGACCCCAG GACCAGCTTTCTCCTCGGACTCTACCATTCCCACCCATCTGGTCCCACTCCACTCCACCcgcttctccatctcttcctcttctctggtcactcacacccccacatcctcccacccaccctctTCCTCAGGCTCTCCCACCACCTCTCTCTCAGGTTCAGGCTCTCAACTCGTTGTGGGTGGTTCTTCCtctgggaaagagggaggagggaccaGGACCTGAGTTGCACAATGGTTGTCTGGATGGGCTTAGGAGCCTTTTTTTTGAGGGACCCCCTTGCCCCTATCCTGGGGCTTTGATACCTTTCCAAGCCCCTGGAGCCTCCCGTCCTTCCCCTGATACCCCGTCAAGAGATCAGAGTATGGAGGAGCACCTGGCTGTCATGCATGAGAAACTGAGACACGAG CTTCCTACTCTCTTTCTTCGCTCCCATGACTACACTCTCTATTCAATGGATGTGGAGTTCACCAATGAGATCCTGAACATCCGTACCAA GGGCCGGACATGGTACGTTATGTCCCTGACCTTTTGCCGCTTCCTGGCTTGGAACTATTTTGCACAGTTTCGGTTGGAGATTCTACAGCTGACCCGCCACCCTGAGAACTGGACCCTGCAAGCCCGTTGGAGGCTCGTAGGTCTGCCCATACACATGCTCTTCCTGCGTTTCTACAGGCGTGATAAAGAGGAGCTCTACCG GACCTTTGATGCCTATTCCACCTTCTACCTGAATTCTAGTGGCCTCATTTGCCGTCATCACCTAGACAAG CTGACGCCCTCACACTCACCTTCGACGCCTGTGAAGAAGCTGCTGGTGGGCGCCCTGGTGGCCCTGGGGCTCTCAGAACCAGAGCCCAACTTACACCTGTGCTCCAAGGCCTGA
- the Atat1 gene encoding alpha-tubulin N-acetyltransferase 1 isoform X3, producing MEFPFDVDALFPERITVLDQHLRPPARRPGTTTPARVDLQQQIMTIIDELGKASAKAQHLPAPITSASRMQSNRHVVYILKDISARPAGKGAIIGFLKVGYKKLFVLDDREAHNEVEPLCILDFYIHESVQRHGHGRELFQYMLQKERVEPHQLAIDRPSPKLLKFLNKHYNLETTVPQVNNFVIFEGFFAHQHRPPTASLRATRHSRAAEVDATPAAPARKLPPKRAEGDIKPYSSSDREFLKVAVEPPWPLNRAPRRATPPAHPPPRSSSLGNSPDRGPLRPFVPEQELLRSLRLCPPHPTARLLLASDPGGSPAQRRRTRGTPQGLVAQSCHYSRHGEIHTSSLGTGPGRSVRIRSCYRMGLGRKLLRTQLLRGSGLHQLSRGRRVGT from the exons ATGGAGTTCCCGTTCGATGTGGATGCGCTGTTCCCGGAGCGGATCACCGTGCTGGACCAGCACCTGCGGCCTCCGGCCCGCCGACCCGGAACCACAACGCCGGCCCG TGTGGATCTGCAGCAGCAAATCATGACTATTATAGACGAACTGGGCAAGGCCTCTGCCAAG GCCCAGCATCTCCCTGCACCCATCACCAGCGCTTCCAGGATGCAGAGTAACCGCCATGTTGTCTATATACTGAAGGATATTTCAGCCCGACC ggcagggaaaggaGCCATCATTGGTTTCCTCAAAGTTGGATACAAGAAACTCTTTGTACTG GATGACCGTGAAGCGCACAATGAGGTGGAACCGCTTTGCATTCTGGACTTTTACATCCACGAGTCAGTGCAACGGCACGGTCATGGGCGAGAGCTCTTTCAGTACATGTTACAG AAAGAGCGAGTTGAACCACACCAGCTGGCCATCGATCGACCGTCACCAAAGCTGCTCAAGTTCCTGAACAAGCACTACAACCTGGAGACCACAGTCCCACAG GTGAACAACTTCGTGATCTTTGAAGGCTTCTTTGCCCACCAGCATC GCCCCCCCACTGCCTCTCTGAGGGCAACTCGACACTCTCGTGCTGCCGAGGTCGATGCCACGCCCGCTG CTCCAGCGCGGAAGCTGCCACCCAAAAGGGCAGAGGGAGACATTAAGCCATACTCCTCCAGTGACAGAGAAT TCCTAAAGGTGGCTGTGGAGCCTCCTTGGCCCCTGAACAGGGCCCCTCGCCGGGCCACACCGCCAGCTCACCCACCTCCACGCTCTAGCAGCCTGGGAAACTCGCCGGATCGGGGTCCCCTCCGACCCTTTGTGCCAGAGCAGGAGCTGCTGCGCTCCCTGCGTCTCTGTCCCCCACACCCTACTGCCCGCCTTCTGCTGGCCTCTGACCCTGGGGGCAGCCCAGCTCAGCGCAGACGCACCAG GGGGACTCCCCAGGGGCTGGTAGCCCAGAGCTGCCACTACAGCCGCCATGGGGAAATCCATACCTCATCCCTGGGTACAG GTCCAGGTCGCTCAGTGAGGATCAGGTCTTGTTACAGGATGGGTCTGGGGAGGAAGCTACTGCGCACACAGTTGCTCCGAGGGTCCGGGCTCCACCAGCTCAGTCGTGGACGGCGGGTGGGGACATAA
- the Mrps18b gene encoding 28S ribosomal protein S18b, mitochondrial isoform X2, whose amino-acid sequence MRSRSPFGPAVRQPCVKMAASVPRTLLRLLPSLLRSSYGVQVPLRALCTKDPPEEGSPSSLPVSPYENEPWKYLESEEYQDRYGSRPVWADYRRNHKGGIPPQRTRKTCIRKNKVAGNPCPICRDHKLHVDFRNVKLLEQFVCAHTGIIFHAPYTGVCMKQHKKLTQAIQKARECAPLHRGVSSTLQQCVQRLNIALQGPEQRCPLSPPLVVQWLA is encoded by the exons ATGCGCAGTCGCTCCCCCTTCGGGCCGGCCGTACGCCAGCCGTGCGTCAAGATGGCTGCCTCCGTGCCGCGCACGCTGCTGAGGCTGTTGCCTAGCCTCTTGCGAAGTTCCTATGGCGTGCAG GTTCCCCTCCGGGCACTTTGCACTAAAGATCCTCCGGAAGAAGGTTCTCCATCCTCACTTCCTGTGTCCCCTTATGAGAATGAGCCTTGGAAATATCTGGAATCAGAAG AATACCAGGACCGCTACGGTTCTCGACCTGTGTGGGCTGACTACCGCCGCAACCACAAAGGTGGTATACCGCCACAGCGGACCCGAAAGACATGCATT CGTAAAAATAAAGTTGCTGGGAACCCTTGCCCCATCTGCCGCGATCACAAGTTGCATGTTGACTTTAGG AATGTGAAACTCTTGGAACAGTTCGTTTGTGCCCACACGGGTATCATCTTCCACGCCCCATACACAG GGGTCTGTATGAAGCAGCACAAGAAGCTGACCCAGGCCATCCAGAAAGCCAGGGAGTGTG CACCTTTGCACAGAGGAGTGAGCAGTACCCTTCAGCAGTGTGTACAGAGACTGAACATAGCTTTGCAGGGGCCCGAGCAGCGCTGTCCTTTGTCTCCTCCGCTGGTTGTGCAGTGGTTGGCCTGA
- the C19H6orf136 gene encoding uncharacterized protein C6orf136 homolog isoform X2, whose translation MDQLSPRTLPFPPIWSHSTPPASPSLPLLWSLTPPHPPTHPLPQALPPPLSQVQALNSLWVVLPLGKREEGPGPELHNGCLDGLRSLFFEGPPCPYPGALIPFQAPGASRPSPDTPSRDQSMEEHLAVMHEKLRHELPTLFLRSHDYTLYSMDVEFTNEILNIRTKGRTWYVMSLTFCRFLAWNYFAQFRLEILQLTRHPENWTLQARWRLVGLPIHMLFLRFYRRDKEELYRTFDAYSTFYLNSSGLICRHHLDKLTPSHSPSTPVKKLLVGALVALGLSEPEPNLHLCSKA comes from the exons ATG GACCAGCTTTCTCCTCGGACTCTACCATTCCCACCCATCTGGTCCCACTCCACTCCACCcgcttctccatctcttcctcttctctggtcactcacacccccacatcctcccacccaccctctTCCTCAGGCTCTCCCACCACCTCTCTCTCAGGTTCAGGCTCTCAACTCGTTGTGGGTGGTTCTTCCtctgggaaagagggaggagggaccaGGACCTGAGTTGCACAATGGTTGTCTGGATGGGCTTAGGAGCCTTTTTTTTGAGGGACCCCCTTGCCCCTATCCTGGGGCTTTGATACCTTTCCAAGCCCCTGGAGCCTCCCGTCCTTCCCCTGATACCCCGTCAAGAGATCAGAGTATGGAGGAGCACCTGGCTGTCATGCATGAGAAACTGAGACACGAG CTTCCTACTCTCTTTCTTCGCTCCCATGACTACACTCTCTATTCAATGGATGTGGAGTTCACCAATGAGATCCTGAACATCCGTACCAA GGGCCGGACATGGTACGTTATGTCCCTGACCTTTTGCCGCTTCCTGGCTTGGAACTATTTTGCACAGTTTCGGTTGGAGATTCTACAGCTGACCCGCCACCCTGAGAACTGGACCCTGCAAGCCCGTTGGAGGCTCGTAGGTCTGCCCATACACATGCTCTTCCTGCGTTTCTACAGGCGTGATAAAGAGGAGCTCTACCG GACCTTTGATGCCTATTCCACCTTCTACCTGAATTCTAGTGGCCTCATTTGCCGTCATCACCTAGACAAG CTGACGCCCTCACACTCACCTTCGACGCCTGTGAAGAAGCTGCTGGTGGGCGCCCTGGTGGCCCTGGGGCTCTCAGAACCAGAGCCCAACTTACACCTGTGCTCCAAGGCCTGA